A single region of the Candidatus Paceibacterota bacterium genome encodes:
- the hemG gene encoding protoporphyrinogen oxidase encodes MRTVAIVGAGITGLTAAFYLKRKGVPVTVYEAGDRVGGAIQSIRAEGYLAEFGPNTILETSPKVAQLVRDAGLASRRLDPDPRASARYVVRYQRPIAMPGSPLGFFATHLFTARAKLAVLREPFVPPRRDGKEESVAEFVLRRLGREFLDHAIDALVAGVYAGDPYKLSVPQAFPKLGQLEARYGSLIKGQLFGARERKRRGEIAKDRAPKFSFDGGLQVLPDTLREGLGEAVRLHTTVTRLTQTPDGWTLDLRPQGRQTRAEHSAVVYAGTAFKLAELEVQSAVPLHFNTFAGIRYPPVASVVLGFRREDVAHPCEGFGMLIPKVEGFKILGTIFSSSLFPNRAPAGCLTLTSYVGGERNPELASLPPEKLFALTCEDLRVLLGVHGRPTFEHSVYYPHAIPQYNVGYGQFRELMTDIEQKAPGLFFAGHYRDGISLSDTIMSGCKVADRVEEYLASATHRTATMPA; translated from the coding sequence ATGAGAACCGTCGCAATTGTAGGGGCCGGCATCACAGGCCTGACCGCCGCCTTTTATCTCAAGCGCAAGGGCGTGCCGGTCACCGTCTATGAGGCCGGCGACCGCGTGGGCGGCGCCATCCAGTCCATCCGTGCGGAGGGTTACCTGGCCGAGTTCGGACCCAACACCATCCTGGAGACCTCGCCCAAAGTTGCCCAACTGGTTCGCGACGCGGGCCTGGCGTCGCGGCGGCTCGATCCTGACCCCCGGGCCTCCGCGCGCTACGTGGTCCGCTACCAGCGCCCGATCGCCATGCCAGGCTCCCCGCTGGGCTTCTTCGCCACCCACCTGTTCACCGCCCGGGCAAAGCTGGCCGTGTTGCGCGAGCCGTTCGTGCCGCCTCGCCGCGACGGCAAGGAAGAGAGCGTTGCTGAATTCGTCCTGCGCCGGCTGGGGCGGGAATTCCTGGACCATGCCATTGATGCGCTGGTGGCGGGCGTCTATGCGGGCGACCCCTACAAACTGTCGGTGCCGCAGGCATTTCCGAAGCTGGGCCAGCTTGAGGCGCGTTACGGCTCGCTGATCAAGGGGCAGCTCTTCGGCGCCCGCGAGCGCAAGCGGCGCGGTGAGATCGCCAAAGACCGCGCCCCGAAGTTCTCCTTCGACGGGGGCCTGCAGGTGCTGCCCGATACTTTGCGCGAGGGCTTGGGCGAGGCGGTGCGCCTGCACACCACCGTCACGCGCCTGACCCAAACGCCCGACGGGTGGACACTCGATCTGCGTCCGCAAGGCCGGCAAACGCGTGCCGAGCACAGCGCGGTGGTTTACGCGGGCACGGCTTTCAAGCTGGCGGAGCTGGAGGTCCAGTCCGCCGTGCCGCTGCACTTTAACACGTTCGCCGGCATTCGTTACCCCCCGGTAGCCAGCGTCGTGCTGGGGTTCCGGCGCGAGGATGTGGCCCACCCATGCGAAGGGTTCGGCATGCTGATTCCCAAAGTCGAGGGCTTCAAAATCCTGGGCACGATCTTCTCCTCCTCGCTGTTTCCGAACCGCGCCCCGGCCGGGTGCCTGACCCTGACCAGCTACGTCGGAGGCGAACGGAACCCGGAACTGGCCTCCCTGCCGCCGGAAAAGCTGTTCGCGCTCACTTGCGAAGACCTGCGCGTGCTGCTGGGCGTCCACGGCCGGCCGACCTTCGAGCACAGCGTCTATTATCCGCACGCTATCCCCCAATACAACGTGGGCTACGGCCAATTCCGCGAGCTGATGACCGACATCGAGCAGAAGGCCCCGGGGCTTTTCTTCGCCGGGCACTATCGCGACGGCATCTCGCTGAGCGACACGATAATGTCCGGCTGCAAGGTGGCGGACCGGGTTGAAGAGTATCTGGCGTCCGCGACCCAC
- the hemN gene encoding oxygen-independent coproporphyrinogen III oxidase — MLKVDLELVRKYNVPGPRYTSYPPATHFTDEIEPQAFVEKIRANNLADRDLSLYFHLPFCYSLCWFCGCTTVITADQKKSAEYVNYLEREMDLMKPLLDPKRKVVQLHFGGGTPTFSLPDEIRRLGDLIHSRFTLAPDVEAGVEVDPRRLTRDHLVALREVGFNRGSMGVQDDDPAVQKAVHRIQPFEMTRQVVEWMREVGFHSVNIDLIYGLPYQTPPSFARTLEEILTLKPDRFAVFNYAHVPWMKPAQKILKPEMLPSPETKLELLKLTIERLTAEGYVYIGMDHFARAEDELTLAQRQKTLQRNFQGYSTRGGADIYAFGMSSISQAQDFYWQNHKELPAYYAALDAGTLPLHRGYLMTGEDKIRRTTIMRLMCDLGLDYADMTQRLGLDFKEHFAPELESLNDMEADGLLARTPRGLQVTDLGRLLIRNIAMRFDAYSTTRKENRFSRTI, encoded by the coding sequence ATGCTGAAAGTAGATCTCGAGCTGGTACGGAAATACAACGTGCCTGGCCCACGCTACACGTCGTACCCGCCCGCGACGCACTTCACCGACGAGATCGAGCCGCAGGCGTTCGTCGAGAAGATTCGCGCCAACAACCTGGCCGACCGGGACCTCTCGCTCTACTTTCACCTGCCGTTCTGCTATTCGCTTTGCTGGTTTTGCGGCTGCACCACCGTGATTACCGCCGACCAGAAGAAGAGCGCGGAGTACGTCAATTACCTGGAGCGGGAAATGGATTTGATGAAGCCGCTGCTCGACCCGAAGCGCAAGGTCGTCCAGCTCCACTTCGGCGGGGGCACGCCCACCTTCTCGCTGCCGGACGAGATCCGGCGCCTGGGCGACCTGATTCACTCGCGGTTCACGCTCGCGCCGGATGTCGAGGCGGGCGTGGAAGTGGACCCGCGCCGGCTCACGCGCGACCACTTGGTCGCCCTGCGCGAAGTGGGCTTCAACCGTGGCTCGATGGGCGTGCAGGACGACGATCCCGCTGTGCAGAAGGCCGTCCACCGCATCCAGCCCTTCGAGATGACCAGGCAGGTCGTCGAATGGATGCGCGAGGTCGGCTTTCATTCCGTCAACATTGACCTGATTTACGGCCTGCCGTACCAGACCCCGCCGTCCTTCGCCCGAACATTGGAGGAGATTCTAACGCTGAAGCCGGACCGGTTTGCCGTGTTCAATTACGCGCACGTGCCGTGGATGAAGCCGGCGCAGAAGATCCTGAAACCCGAAATGCTGCCCTCGCCGGAGACCAAGCTCGAGCTGCTCAAACTGACCATCGAACGGCTCACCGCCGAAGGCTATGTCTATATCGGGATGGACCACTTCGCGCGGGCCGAGGACGAGCTGACACTGGCGCAACGGCAAAAGACGCTGCAAAGGAATTTTCAGGGCTACAGCACGCGCGGCGGGGCGGACATCTACGCGTTCGGCATGTCGTCCATCTCCCAGGCGCAGGACTTCTACTGGCAAAACCACAAGGAACTGCCCGCCTACTACGCGGCGCTGGACGCCGGCACGCTGCCTTTGCACCGCGGCTACCTCATGACCGGGGAAGACAAAATCCGCCGCACGACAATCATGCGCCTCATGTGCGACCTGGGACTGGACTACGCGGACATGACCCAGCGGCTGGGGCTGGACTTCAAGGAGCACTTCGCGCCGGAGCTGGAATCGCTCAACGACATGGAGGCTGACGGGCTGCTGGCCAGGACACCGCGCGGACTGCAGGTGACGGACCTGGGGCGATTGCTCATCCGCAACATCGCGATGCGGTTCGACGCCTACTCCACCACGCGCAAGGAGAACCGGTTTTCGCGCACGATATGA